CGGAACCGCCAACAGCCCACGCAGAGTGCACAGTCTTCTCAcatctctccttcgccgtcttcagcCCCTCACCCGCCGTTCTgggcttcctcctcgtcctgttcttcctcgtcttcccggAAAAGGCGACCCTCGTCTTTAGGccgaggggagaagcgagaagcagtAGACGACCAAGGCGAGCGCTCTCGCGACGCTGACGCCCGtttgccttcgcctctctggtcCGCGAGTTCGCCTGGCGCGGGTCCCCCAGTCGATCTGCTGTCGCTGGATGTCGAGATTCAAAGGCGAactgaggagagaacggaggagacagccgcgccgccttctcccgcgttGTCCGGTGGACCCGCGGGCCacgcctcgcctcggcggccCACGCAACAAGTGTTTTctccggcggcggcgcgagacagagaagatcgCGCATTTGCACCACCGCacacgaggaaagacgaagcagcggagagcgccgaagacgcaggccgGCCCGCAGATCCAGGCGACGTCTCGCGCGAAACGAAAGGAGATCGCGaggccttcctcctcgcttccgACAGCGCACAGGTAGCgactccagagaagaaggccgaaacACGTGACGCGTGTCTCGGGACTGGACAGCGCGCGCCGGCCGAACAGCCAGCTCTGGAAGGagtgtcttcgtcttctcagCTTTCACTTGTGCGAtatgagagagaagagagagcgagaggaagagcgactgCGACAGGCAGGGCGTGCGAAACTCGCGGAGGCCGGAACCACCTCTtagcggagagagcgcgagatgGCGCCAGGAGGCAGCAGGCGcggacggaagaaaaggctgCGGCGTTCACAGAGCAACAAACTGGAAGttgggagaggagagagagaagacgcgacggaTCTCGAGGCTCTGCAGGCGgccaggaagacgagagaggacagagggagggaggcgaagaatACGGGGCGAAAGACCTTTCGAGatcaggagaggagagggtgAGAGACTTGAGATGTGAGCAAGACGCTGAGAAGGGAGCTACGGGTCCGGAGTTGCCGCTGACCGGtccgagcgagagagacgaggactGTGACGGCCCACGCGTggcggaagcgaggaaaggctGCGAAGAAGCCCGCGCGGAGGAACaagtcgagagacgcggagagcaGACCCCGAGTCTTCCAAGAAAGCACACCGTCCCCCTCAAagcaagagacgcgagagacggacgtGGGACACTGACGCCACGACTGGAGTCTGCAAAGAAGGAACCTGCAGGGGGTGTCcatgtctccttcgcttctgcgtcCTCACCTTGGTCGTTTTCACCTGATTCGCAACAGGAGCCTCTGCAGTTTTCTCCGGCTGCCCAGACGGCGGAAGAGCCGGCTCCGGTGgattcttttctctcttctctgtcttctttgtcttcgcgCTCGTTCCCGGCGCGTGACTCGCGTCGGCGTGAACTgagcgcgtctccggctgTTTTGCCTGCTGGGACACTCGACACAGCgactcgcgagagagactggaaagcCCTGGATGAAATATTTTTCGCCGAGTGTTCTTGCGCGAAGCCGCCCGAGGAAGGCCAGCCCGCTGTGGCGGAAGGTGCGGGCGTGCAGAATCGCCCGTCGGGAGAATCGCGGGCCGAGCGAGGCTCGGATTTCCCGGTCGACGCGAGAGCTGTCGCCAACGAAGGGGCGACTGGGGCGTTTTCGAAACAGGACGAGGATACGTCGGTCCTCGctgacagagaagagagagggagatcggcgtggagagacgaggcagtcGACAGGGCCgacgaaaggcgaaggagagacagcgctcgagaggagagaggatgGGAGtcagagacgcggaagatCGACGGGAGTGAAGAGACTCAGGGCCGCTCTCGCGGCCGGTGGacccgagaagacgcgccaCACGTGCTTCCTCGGCATCCCCGCAGAAGATACTCGGCGAATTCCGAGAACACGCACGTCGGGAACATCCCAGACGGAGGAATGGAGAGGGCCCAGGGGGGCGGACGTGTGCGCCGGAGCAGCTCTCCGACTGGTGCCGAGTTTGGagagcgcgacggcgagaggaacgccgGTCGCCGAGGCCTTGAGACGCGCGTGGGTTCACATCGGGACCGAGGCCGTTTCGGCGCGGGCGCTGTTTCTGGACAGCCTCGGTTTGCAGGCGAGCCCGAAGCCTTCCCGGCGCCGCTGTTTCCTGcgcaaaaggagacagcttCGACACCCGCACGAGTGTCACCCGCGTCGGGAGGCCTTCCCGTTCGCGAGGCGCCGATTTTCCCGGCAGATTTGCCCGCCTCCGAGGCCGGGGAAAACGACATGAAGCCGAATCGAGATTCCTCGGGGAGCGTGGGGGGGCTGCGcgcggaggaaggcgcgcggcTGGTGTCTCAGGGGCGCGGAGCGAAGGGCCAGCAcggggagcgcggcgagtGGTTAGAAGACGGGACGCTACGGGCGGCGGAAACCGGTTCCGGTGCGACGTGGGCGGAAGCGCCGAGCGCAGCTGTGAAGACGCTttctgaagaagagaagaaacgcttCCACCGCGAAGGACTCGTAGAGACCCACAGGGAGACTCGGGCAGCCAACGGGGATTTCGGACCTCTCCACGCGTATTCACCGTGGGGCGGAGTCGCCACTAGTCACTCGCCTGCGACAGACAACTTTTTcgcagcggcgcctctgtCCGATTCGTCGCCAAAGATCCAGCAGATTTCGTCGGGTTCATCTCCAAAGGCCCAACAGAATTCGTCGAGTTCGtggcttccttcctcttttccagCGGTGTCCTGGTATCCGGTGTCGCCTCCGGAACAGACTCACCCGAGCGAGGGCGTGAGGCCGGTCTCGcagacgggcgagaagaaagaaggaggcgaagcgggcgGGGCCTTTTTCCCAGACAGCAGAGATTCGACAAGTCGAGCGGGGCATCCGgtgcctgcctcgtcgcctcctccgtttccttcttcctcagatTCTTTCGAGGGCGTGTTCGTGCCTGCAGAGCCTCGGCGCGCACCGCCGGCTCAGGAGAAGAAGTTCTCGCGTCTGCGGTTCCATCTCGAGTGGCCGAAACTGAAGAcccgagggaagagaaagaagacacagcCCGAGGCCTCACCGTCCACGGCAGGTGgagcgtcgccttctcgaaaCGCCCCTTCGCAGGACGGACAGCCAGGAGCGCTTGGAAAACCtaaagaaaaaagacggtcggtctcttctcgctccacgttctcggcgccttcttcctcgactcgTCGGgtttcttcgccctcgtttccggcagagagagactcggaACCGCCGCCGTTTCCCCTCGGAGATCCCGACGCggttcgctctcgccgcagttctcgccgttctcgggcttcctccctctcctcggcgACTGGCCAGCCTGGCTCGGGACCGCCTCCCGCGTCTGCCGCAGGTTCGCGACGTCCTTCCGTGCCGGTCttgccgccgcctcctttGGATGTCGCAAATTTGCAGGTGCGCTCATACGCGCGAGACCCactcgctccttctctctcggccctctcggcctctcctgcTCCTGCTCTCCACTGGCAGTACCCTCCCGTCGCAAAGGAAACGGTTGCGCCACGGCCAAattcgcgagaaaaaggtcGAGAGGCTCGAGAAAAAGGTCGAGAGGCTCGAGAAAAAGGTCGAGAGGCTCGAGAAAAAGGtcgagaggcgggagaagagcgggaggcGTTGGAGCCAGACGGGAGCGTTGagtttcctcctttctctccgcttgccCAGGAAGAGATGGCTTTTGCCCGGCTCGTCTCGGATCCTGTTTCCACCGACGCGCCCCCGCggctgcctccgcctccgggGGATGAGGGCGTTTGTGTGGAGCatggcgaggacgaagccgAGAACGGTCagcagggagacaggagggagaggggagacagggaagcaGCCCGAACGGCGTTCTCTgtgaaaaagaagggaaccGCGCGCAGGGCGGGCACgtcgaaaaagacgaggcgcTCCTTGTTTTCGTCGGGTTCCTTTTCGCAGGGTGATGCGCTTTTCCCCGAGGCTCCCGCGCCGCacgccgctcctctcccgctctctcctttccttgcgCCCGCTGGTTGGACAGAGAGCGGTCCGTCACCTGTTGCTGCGCCCgtcctcctgtctccatcGCACTCTTCTGGAGGTTGCGCCTCGGGCCGTGAAAAAAAGGACTCGCCTCCTGCGCCGCTTCGATGTCGCGAGAGGTCGAGTCCTGTCGGAGAAAgccctccgtttctcggcGGTTCAGAGGGAAGATccaagcgagaggagcgagaaggtcactttttctcggcgcctccccgGACCCCGACTCTGGCCATGCCCGTCAGGCCTCCTGAGAACGCGCTGCCGGACAGACGGCCGCtcccgccgctgtctccggaggcgaggcgacggcggaggcaCGGGTCGGCGGCCGAAGACAGGTTGGAAGCAGGCGCAGGGGAAGATGTGCATGTCAGAACCGGAGCGAAAATGAGGGAGCCCCGCCCGGTCGGGCTGCCAGGCGGTCCCTATGCggacaggagacgccacGGCGAACTTGCGAGACGACACGGAGACGCTAGCTTTGTGTCTCGAGAACACCAGACGATTCTGAGCCGAGCTCCTGCCGCAAACGAGggaggcaagaagagaggggactgggcgcatgcagtgcagCCGGCCTCGCCCggttctgctgtctcttctgcggaACCTCCCGCCCCATACCGTCCGTCTCTCAGCGGTCATCCCCTCCTCGGGTATCCAGCTGGCCGCTCGCCGTTCGGTCCTGGGTCGCCAGGCCCCGAgtcgtttcgttttcccgcctttccttctcaccctccgttcccttcttcatGCCCGCCTGCCTACCCTGCGACTCCACATCCGCCGGCGCCGATGCTTCGCTCGTCTTGTCCCCTCTCTGGGgctcgtcccttcttctcttccttttcctccccgtcctcgccgtttgtctcctcggcgtcggcgtcgccgtcgggGGACGCGACCCTCCAGGCGTGGCGAGAGAGTGCAGGCGTGGAGTGTCGAAACAGCGCAGCCGTCGCACCTCAGATGCAGGTCGAGCCGATTCTTCCCGCGCCGTCTGGGGACGGCAAAGCAAACTCGCCTTTCGTCTGCTATTCAGGCGGCAACTGCGCAtctgcctcgccctttgCTACCGCTGGTGCCCCGTTGAGTTCTGGCTTCGCCGGGGCCCCAGGGTCGGAGCGGAATCCGCAGGGGACGCAGAGTCGCAATCCCTTTGTGCTCTCCGAATCGCCTCGAACGTTTCCGCCGCCGcgttcctcgttctctgccccggtctcgtcgcttcctttctcgccgtcttccccgcctcccAGAACCttgcctgtcttctctcctcgccctgtctctgcttctgccgCTTTTCCCGCTCATCTTGTCTCGCATTCGCCCTTTGCGGcagcctccgcctctccgggAGGAGTTCATGTGCCGGGGGAACGACCGCCTGGCCCGTGGACCAGGGGGTTGGCGTCCCAGAGCGACGGGGACGTGGACCGCAATCCCTTTGCGCGGTTTGGGCCGGGGGCCAAGAAAGGTTCTCACTCAGTCCCCCAACCGCCCCTTGCTTCGTCTGTGGCTGTGGCGTGCGCCGCCTTGCGTGCACCAGGCGCAGCGGGGCCGGGAATGCCTTTTTCCAGTTCtgcatcttttctctctcttcagacACCGCAgggttcttcgcctccctcgtttccctcttcgtccccagcttcggcctc
This sequence is a window from Neospora caninum Liverpool complete genome, chromosome V. Protein-coding genes within it:
- a CDS encoding putative glutamic acid-rich protein, whose amino-acid sequence is MQTSQAGTCADSASQPSKAASAPLLAVRVLRCEGLKHTGMHAVEVEVGGQRRVSGWAEGCHDATFDFSSTFSKVPRDGNVRLSVWHKRSWRDDKRVCDTYFSIHSLFLAPAHAYRGWLGLEHNTRFAGQILVDFSLLRRRTTAEKGEGARTVKAGDSATAERGHREEAVERQSGGKAGEAVDEGDGRESPGEEDVQRHLGDRRGKGEGEERPNEDDVEGRQAETEIPLSLRPRRSDQAVSSVRRNRQQPTQSAQSSHISPSPSSAPHPPFWASSSSCSSSSSRKRRPSSLGRGEKREAVDDQGERSRDADARLPSPLWSASSPGAGPPVDLLSLDVEIQRRTEERTEETAAPPSPALSGGPAGHASPRRPTQQVFSPAAARDREDRAFAPPHTRKDEAAESAEDAGRPADPGDVSRETKGDREAFLLASDSAQVATPEKKAETRDACLGTGQRAPAEQPALEGVSSSSQLSLVRYEREERARGRATATGRACETRGGRNHLLAERARDGARRQQARTEEKAAAFTEQQTGSWERRERRRDGSRGSAGGQEDERGQREGGEEYGAKDLSRSGEERVRDLRCEQDAEKGATGPELPLTGPSERDEDCDGPRVAEARKGCEEARAEEQVERRGEQTPSLPRKHTVPLKARDARDGRGTLTPRLESAKKEPAGGVHVSFASASSPWSFSPDSQQEPLQFSPAAQTAEEPAPVDSFLSSLSSLSSRSFPARDSRRRELSASPAVLPAGTLDTATRERDWKALDEIFFAECSCAKPPEEGQPAVAEGAGVQNRPSGESRAERGSDFPVDARAVANEGATGAFSKQDEDTSVLADREERGRSAWRDEAVDRADERRRRDSAREERGWESETRKIDGSEETQGRSRGRWTREDAPHVLPRHPRRRYSANSENTHVGNIPDGGMERAQGGGRVRRSSSPTGAEFGERDGERNAGRRGLETRVGSHRDRGRFGAGAVSGQPRFAGEPEAFPAPLFPAQKETASTPARVSPASGGLPVREAPIFPADLPASEAGENDMKPNRDSSGSVGGLRAEEGARLVSQGRGAKGQHGERGEWLEDGTLRAAETGSGATWAEAPSAAVKTLSEEEKKRFHREGLVETHRETRAANGDFGPLHAYSPWGGVATSHSPATDNFFAAAPLSDSSPKIQQISSGSSPKAQQNSSSSWLPSSFPAVSWYPVSPPEQTHPSEGVRPVSQTGEKKEGGEAGGAFFPDSRDSTSRAGHPVPASSPPPFPSSSDSFEGVFVPAEPRRAPPAQEKKFSRLRFHLEWPKLKTRGKRKKTQPEASPSTAGGASPSRNAPSQDGQPGALGKPKEKRRSVSSRSTFSAPSSSTRRVSSPSFPAERDSEPPPFPLGDPDAVRSRRSSRRSRASSLSSATGQPGSGPPPASAAGSRRPSVPVLPPPPLDVANLQVRSYARDPLAPSLSALSASPAPALHWQYPPVAKETVAPRPNSREKGREAREKGREAREKGREAREKGREAGEEREALEPDGSVEFPPFSPLAQEEMAFARLVSDPVSTDAPPRLPPPPGDEGVCVEHGEDEAENGQQGDRRERGDREAARTAFSVKKKGTARRAGTSKKTRRSLFSSGSFSQGDALFPEAPAPHAAPLPLSPFLAPAGWTESGPSPVAAPVLLSPSHSSGGCASGREKKDSPPAPLRCRERSSPVGESPPFLGGSEGRSKREEREGHFFSAPPRTPTLAMPVRPPENALPDRRPLPPLSPEARRRRRHGSAAEDRLEAGAGEDVHVRTGAKMREPRPVGLPGGPYADRRRHGELARRHGDASFVSREHQTILSRAPAANEGGKKRGDWAHAVQPASPGSAVSSAEPPAPYRPSLSGHPLLGYPAGRSPFGPGSPGPESFRFPAFPSHPPFPSSCPPAYPATPHPPAPMLRSSCPLSGARPFFSSFSSPSSPFVSSASASPSGDATLQAWRESAGVECRNSAAVAPQMQVEPILPAPSGDGKANSPFVCYSGGNCASASPFATAGAPLSSGFAGAPGSERNPQGTQSRNPFVLSESPRTFPPPRSSFSAPVSSLPFSPSSPPPRTLPVFSPRPVSASAAFPAHLVSHSPFAAASASPGGVHVPGERPPGPWTRGLASQSDGDVDRNPFARFGPGAKKGSHSVPQPPLASSVAVACAALRAPGAAGPGMPFSSSASFLSLQTPQGSSPPSFPSSSPASASSFSSPFSSSSRLVKASGQQGAGSASSSGATEARSCEAEKTPREAGEAQTPQAAQQGRGRRVGEQPTLVERPDPQDARGSGAEDGPTRGRQRERSVNEDAKLGDGVEMPIQAPRFPSPTPH